The Candidatus Methylomirabilota bacterium genome includes the window TCATCCGGATCACGCTGAACAACTGGCGCCAGCTGACCAACGGCCCCATGGGCATCATGGGCATCGGCCATCCCCGGTTGGCCCTCCCCGGGCTCGGCGCCTTCGACTTCGGGCTGAACGTCCAGGCCTATTACTTCCTGATCCTCGTGCTCGACGTCGTCGCGGTGTTCGTGGTGGCCCGCCTGGCCCGGTCGAGGGTCGGGCTCGCCTGGAAGGCCATCCGCGAGGACGAGCTGGCGGCGGGGGCGATGGGCGTGAACGTCCGGCGGGCCAAGCTGCTGGCCTTCGCGCTGGGGGCCGCCTTCGCCGGGGCCGCCGGCAGCTTCTTCGCCGGCCGGGTGGGGTTCGTCTCGCCGGAGAGCTTCACGTTCGTCGAGTCCGTGCTCGTCGTCTGCATCGTCGTCATCGGCGGCTCGGCCAGCATCGCCGGGGTCATCCTGGGCGCCGTGATCTTCATCGGGCTCCCGGAGCTCTTGCGCGAGGTGGCCCGCTTCCGGATGCTGGCCTTCGGCCTCGGCATGGTCGTCCTGATGCTCACGCGTCCCCAGGGGCTCCTCGGCCAGGAATGGATGGGCGAACCCGAGAAATCCCGGACCGAGCCGGAGCCCGAGCCGGCCCTGGTCCCCGACCTCTAGATCATGGGAGGGGGCCTCGACGGCCCCCTCCCAGACCCTCCCCCGGGAGGGTTGCGCGGGCAAGCCCGCGCTCGGAGTGGACACTGACCCGCGGCATCGGGGCGAGGCGTCGGCGCGCGGTTACTCCGACAGCCTCCTAGCCCGCATTATGCGTGAAAGATGAAACAAAGGAGCCACCGAGCCCCTCAACGGTGCTATAGAAGCGGTGATGAGGCGCTTCGACACCGAAACGCGAGGAGGCTCGATGGCTACAGACTGTATACCTCAGGTGACCTTC containing:
- a CDS encoding branched-chain amino acid ABC transporter permease yields the protein MRRASRFIGRSRHLQLLALLAALVVFGLQADEYLLDIGVLVGIYSILGLGLSIVIGQAGLLDLGYIAFYAIGAYWTALLSTHFGVPFWLLLPSAAALAAVFGVLLGYPTLRLRGDYLAIVTLGFGEIIRITLNNWRQLTNGPMGIMGIGHPRLALPGLGAFDFGLNVQAYYFLILVLDVVAVFVVARLARSRVGLAWKAIREDELAAGAMGVNVRRAKLLAFALGAAFAGAAGSFFAGRVGFVSPESFTFVESVLVVCIVVIGGSASIAGVILGAVIFIGLPELLREVARFRMLAFGLGMVVLMLTRPQGLLGQEWMGEPEKSRTEPEPEPALVPDL